The following coding sequences are from one Polyodon spathula isolate WHYD16114869_AA chromosome 7, ASM1765450v1, whole genome shotgun sequence window:
- the lmo3 gene encoding LIM domain only protein 3 isoform X3, which translates to MLSVQPDTKPKGCAGCNRKIKDRYLLKALDKYWHEDCLKCACCDCRLGEVGSTLYTKANLILCRRDYLRLFGVTGNCAACSKLIPAFEMVMRAKDNVYHLDCFACQLCNQRFCVGDKFFLKNNMILCQTDYEEGLMKEGFAPQVR; encoded by the exons ATGCTCTCAgtccagccagacaccaagccgAAAGGTTGTGCTGGCTGCAACCGCAAGATCAAAGACCGCTACCTCCTAAAGGCCCTGGACAAGTACTGGCATGAGGACTGCCTGAAGTGTGCCTGCTGTGACTGCCGGCTGGGCGAGGTGGGCTCCACACTGTACACCAAAGCCAACCTCATCCTCTGCCGTCGGGACTACCTGCG GTTATTTGGTGTCACTGGGAACTGTGCTGCTTGCAGTAAACTCATCCCTGCCTTTGAGATGGTGATGCGAGCTAAGGACAACGTATACCACCTGGACTGCTTCGCATGCCAGCTGTGCAACCAGAG GTTTTGTGTTGGAGACAAGTTCTTCCTAAAGAACAACATGATCCTCTGCCAGACGGACTACGAGGAAGGCTTAATGAAAGAAGGCTTTGCACCGCAAGtccgctga
- the lmo3 gene encoding LIM domain only protein 3 isoform X1: MQERDQSFGIQMLSVQPDTKPKGCAGCNRKIKDRYLLKALDKYWHEDCLKCACCDCRLGEVGSTLYTKANLILCRRDYLRLFGVTGNCAACSKLIPAFEMVMRAKDNVYHLDCFACQLCNQRFCVGDKFFLKNNMILCQTDYEEGLMKEGFAPQVR; the protein is encoded by the exons GTATACAAATGCTCTCAgtccagccagacaccaagccgAAAGGTTGTGCTGGCTGCAACCGCAAGATCAAAGACCGCTACCTCCTAAAGGCCCTGGACAAGTACTGGCATGAGGACTGCCTGAAGTGTGCCTGCTGTGACTGCCGGCTGGGCGAGGTGGGCTCCACACTGTACACCAAAGCCAACCTCATCCTCTGCCGTCGGGACTACCTGCG GTTATTTGGTGTCACTGGGAACTGTGCTGCTTGCAGTAAACTCATCCCTGCCTTTGAGATGGTGATGCGAGCTAAGGACAACGTATACCACCTGGACTGCTTCGCATGCCAGCTGTGCAACCAGAG GTTTTGTGTTGGAGACAAGTTCTTCCTAAAGAACAACATGATCCTCTGCCAGACGGACTACGAGGAAGGCTTAATGAAAGAAGGCTTTGCACCGCAAGtccgctga
- the lmo3 gene encoding LIM domain only protein 3 isoform X2, whose protein sequence is MGIQMLSVQPDTKPKGCAGCNRKIKDRYLLKALDKYWHEDCLKCACCDCRLGEVGSTLYTKANLILCRRDYLRLFGVTGNCAACSKLIPAFEMVMRAKDNVYHLDCFACQLCNQRFCVGDKFFLKNNMILCQTDYEEGLMKEGFAPQVR, encoded by the exons GTATACAAATGCTCTCAgtccagccagacaccaagccgAAAGGTTGTGCTGGCTGCAACCGCAAGATCAAAGACCGCTACCTCCTAAAGGCCCTGGACAAGTACTGGCATGAGGACTGCCTGAAGTGTGCCTGCTGTGACTGCCGGCTGGGCGAGGTGGGCTCCACACTGTACACCAAAGCCAACCTCATCCTCTGCCGTCGGGACTACCTGCG GTTATTTGGTGTCACTGGGAACTGTGCTGCTTGCAGTAAACTCATCCCTGCCTTTGAGATGGTGATGCGAGCTAAGGACAACGTATACCACCTGGACTGCTTCGCATGCCAGCTGTGCAACCAGAG GTTTTGTGTTGGAGACAAGTTCTTCCTAAAGAACAACATGATCCTCTGCCAGACGGACTACGAGGAAGGCTTAATGAAAGAAGGCTTTGCACCGCAAGtccgctga